From one Catharus ustulatus isolate bCatUst1 chromosome 1, bCatUst1.pri.v2, whole genome shotgun sequence genomic stretch:
- the LOC116994645 gene encoding erythroblast NAD(P)(+)--arginine ADP-ribosyltransferase-like isoform X1 produces MALLALTQALLAMTVATMAITVPLDMALDSFDDQYQGCGPSMEAELPTLNHSEFQNNPHFAKLWTITRDMWWSRGSPVSPLLSPDQAIAVMACTMLYQGDQFNEEVRVAGRSRQAYRDNFLFKTLHFLLTDALATLRAAQGQKCHLVFWGMDYIRYEAKPGDIVRFGEFLSSSLSKSVAEELGNTTMFQVQTCHGVDIKTFGELPEADEVLIPPYEKFKVTKVIEDGEKVEIHLDSIGTYSKYNCEWLTGETVPSGPCLLGVLLLATTALTVATRILSATKPPRLPGSHWPPQSPIPPGPPEKRDHQDYRGHHCHYGYLGHYGLHVVTAASTGTVNTTTNTTPLATMVT; encoded by the exons ATGGCCCTCCTGGCTCTcacccaggcactgctggcaatGACCGTGGCCACCATGGCCATAACAGTGCCCCTGGACATGGCCCTGGACTCCTTCGATGACCAGTACCAGGGCTGTGGACCATCCATGGAGGCGGAGCTGCCTACCCTGAACCACTCCGAGTTCCAGAACAATCCCCATTTTGCCAAGCTGTGGACTATTACCAGGGACATGTGGTGGAGTCGggggtcccctgtgtcccctctcttGTCCCCAGACCAGGCCATCGCCGTCATGGCCTGCACCATGCTTTACCAGGGTGATCAGTTCAATGAAGAAGTGCGAGTGGCCGGACGCTCCCGCCAGGCATACCGGGACAATTTCCTCTTcaaaactctgcatttcctgctgactGACGCCCTGGCCACGCTGagggctgctcaggggcagAAATGTCACTTGGTGTTCTGGGGGATGGACTACATACGATACGAGGCAAAGCCTGGGGACATCGTCCGATTTGGAGAATTTCTGTCATCGTCGCTTTCCAAATCTGTCGCTGAAGAATTAGGGAACACCACGATGTTCCAGGTGCAGACGTGTCATGGTGTGGACATCAAGACTTTTGGCGAATTGCCCGAGGCGGATGAGGTGCTGATCCCACCCTACGAGAAGTTCAAGGTCACCAAAGTCATCGAGGATGGGGAGAAGGTGGAGATCCACCTCGACTCCATTGGGACCTACAGCAAATACAACTGCGAGTGGCTGACAG GTGAGACTGTCCCCAGTGGCCCCTGCCTCCTTGGAGTACTCCTCCTGGCCACCACAGCCCTGACAGTGGCCACCAGGATCCTCTCAGCCACGAAGCCACCAAGGTTACCAGGGTCACATTGGCCACCACAATCACCAAttccaccaggacccccagagaAACGAGACCACCAAGACTACCGaggccaccactgccactaTGGCTACCTTGGCCACTATGGCCTCCATGTAgtcactgcagccagcactggcaCTGTGAACACTACAACCAACACAACTCCTCTGGCCACCATGGTCACTTAA
- the LOC116994645 gene encoding erythroblast NAD(P)(+)--arginine ADP-ribosyltransferase-like isoform X3 has protein sequence MALLALTQALLAMTVATMAITVPLDMALDSFDDQYQGCGPSMEAELPTLNHSEFQNNPHFAKLWTITRDMWWSRGSPVSPLLSPDQAIAVMACTMLYQGDQFNEEVRVAGRSRQAYRDNFLFKTLHFLLTDALATLRAAQGQKCHLVFWGMDYIRYEAKPGDIVRFGEFLSSSLSKSVAEELGNTTMFQVQTCHGVDIKTFGELPEADEVLIPPYEKFKVTKVIEDGEKVEIHLDSIGTYSKYNCEWLTGGSVPRAPFHIGGLLLATTTLAVATGIL, from the coding sequence ATGGCCCTCCTGGCTCTcacccaggcactgctggcaatGACCGTGGCCACCATGGCCATAACAGTGCCCCTGGACATGGCCCTGGACTCCTTCGATGACCAGTACCAGGGCTGTGGACCATCCATGGAGGCGGAGCTGCCTACCCTGAACCACTCCGAGTTCCAGAACAATCCCCATTTTGCCAAGCTGTGGACTATTACCAGGGACATGTGGTGGAGTCGggggtcccctgtgtcccctctcttGTCCCCAGACCAGGCCATCGCCGTCATGGCCTGCACCATGCTTTACCAGGGTGATCAGTTCAATGAAGAAGTGCGAGTGGCCGGACGCTCCCGCCAGGCATACCGGGACAATTTCCTCTTcaaaactctgcatttcctgctgactGACGCCCTGGCCACGCTGagggctgctcaggggcagAAATGTCACTTGGTGTTCTGGGGGATGGACTACATACGATACGAGGCAAAGCCTGGGGACATCGTCCGATTTGGAGAATTTCTGTCATCGTCGCTTTCCAAATCTGTCGCTGAAGAATTAGGGAACACCACGATGTTCCAGGTGCAGACGTGTCATGGTGTGGACATCAAGACTTTTGGCGAATTGCCCGAGGCGGATGAGGTGCTGATCCCACCCTACGAGAAGTTCAAGGTCACCAAAGTCATCGAGGATGGGGAGAAGGTGGAGATCCACCTCGACTCCATTGGGACCTACAGCAAATACAACTGCGAGTGGCTGACAG